Part of the Carassius auratus strain Wakin chromosome 8, ASM336829v1, whole genome shotgun sequence genome is shown below.
atttcactacatctctttacctctgtctttatcctcttctcttctttttggcactgtatctatcgcagactatgctcatttataatgtgtcatgtaaattcggccttccgtcacaatcaggaaactttcaccgtgtctagaactggcgcgagctgccaggcccgtttctacgagctgtgtgttaacaaaagcagtgctgtatacattggatgcggcgtcgggcacgctacacaacaaattaccaacaactgatcgtgcgcgcacTCTGTTTCTGacacacttcaagcactcgatgggcgggggaagattgaagagccggattttttttttttttttgctttatttggaagtgttttgaattaatggtttttaaatagtagcctattataaaaaaatatgtaaaaaaaaaaaaaaaatcactcgttcactcattctggcgcccctatggatgagtggcgcccttagcatttgcctataccacGGGCCGGCCCTGGTGCGGACTTTTTTAGCCACACCAACCTCTGACTCTGAATCATCATCTGACGGTGACACTAGGCTCTGGCACTGGTACACTAGCCGCAGGTCGGAAGAACGAATCAATAGTTTGCTTGCTCATAGCTCAGACGCACGCACATATCAGGTTGTGATGATATTTGTCTCggtttccttcccacagatgtttacgcccgctcaattatctctaggcccctccccctccacacattttagccacttacagtggccattccctattcttctcacacgcatttgccgcctcacagacaggcatcactcaatgagacgcgagtgtgtgcaagtgtgtgtgtgtgtttgcgtgcgtgcgtgtgcaaatctactggtcgcacatgtgcgactggatgtaaaattcagtcgcacactctcaaaatttggtcgcaaaatgcgaccatttggtcgcagtctggagccctgtagTGTCATTTAGTTTGTGTGTGCCTTTGTACtaaatcatacatttaaaaataaataagtaacctGTGTTTTGTGCAGCAACTTTTTAAcccttttacattaaaaaaaataataataaaggtaacAGTTTAGTATATGGAcctattctcactattaactagttccATGagtattatacaaatatttgctgtttattagtactcacaaagcacatattctgcatgaccatattataTATCTGTAATAATACCCAATACCTGTAAACTTAACAACTGAATCAGTTCACAtatttgcgcgctcaagttcgttatttccaatgtaggcacgcggtatgcgcgctcatggAAGCGACGCAGTCGTGATgcgcacgcggtgcgacgcgcCCATTTTTATCCAGGCGGGTTCGCACCGCATCGagtaaaaaacatttcaacttttcggcgcgatatgtgaacggccccttattcattcattcattattttttgcttgcatacatcttcaaatatgctgtggagaatcacagaaagtgaccaaattaggttttattgtgaactaatatcatttttatttatcaaataattagagcagaacgaatattcaaatgttcgactatccgtgcacacccctactTCAAATATATATCACTTCCAGGTTTTTTTTTGCCTCTCAGAAAAGAACTGCCCTCTGTTGCCTTTTTAGACAAATTGAGGTGAAAATGggaaagttgtggcctagtggtaagagagtttgactcctaaccctagggttgtgtgtTCGAATCTTCGGCCAGCAATACCAcgcacgactgaggtgcccttgagcaaggcactgaaccccaaactgttccccaggtgccacagcataaatgatgaccactgctgtgtgtgtgttcacggtctgtgtgtgtgttcactttggatgggataaatgcagagcacgaaccaagagtatgggtcaccatacttggctgaatgtcacttcacttgcTGTTTGTGTGGCTACATCACCTAATTTACACAAGTGAGTATAAATagtgagtgacatgacattcaacATACacacaagtatggtgacccatactcagaatttgtggtcagtatttaacccatccaaagtgcacacacacagagcagtgaacacacacccggagcagtgtgtAAGCCCTAATAACCATCAGTATGTAACAGGACACAGATTCAGCATCACTCTCTAGTGAGGTTTTGTGAATGGATAATGGaaataaaaacctaaaataaaaataataaaaatatctattCAAAAGTTGGTAAGATTCTTATGCTCAAAAGGCTGCATTTGgttgttcaaagcattttttttcaggattctatgatgaaACTGAATGGATGGAGAACAGCATTTGTTAAAACTATTTTAgatgtctttactgtaattttttatcaCTTAAATGCAATATATCTATATTGTTGATTTGATGCAGGTGGATGGATTATGATAAAGCGTTGAAGCCCTGCTAACGTCACCAGAGAAAAGTCTGTTATTTTACCGGAAGGTGGAGTTAGGACATTTCAGTTTAGATATGATGTGGCCTAAAACCATGAGTCATTTACAGAAAGATCAGTTACATGCATTttgaaatgaatgtttatttgaatgtttatgatACCGTAGTTATTGCCTGGTAGCATAACTTTGTAATTTCCCCAAGTGACAGAAAACAGGAAGTTGCCTCCTAACACATTGAGAATCTTCCTGTCTTGATCTTCACACTTGcagtgttttatcagctgttgctGTGGCAGCAGATCAGCGCAAACACAAGGCACAGGTGTTGCACAGTGGCTTGTGGACAAATCATTTACCCCTCATGGCAACAAAAATAGCACTTCAAGAGGAACCATGCACAAACACCTGTACTGTgcttccaacaaacttgaaagaaataaaagcaGCTAAATCTGAAATCTGCgacttttttcatttaatgtttctCACTTTAAATAGTTTGTTGAGTTAATAAGAACAGTGTCAAATTCTCACTATTATCTAAATCCTTCCCGAttcttaaacttaacaactactttactaagtattaataagcagtaataaGGAGTATATTGAGGCAAATCTAAAGTGTGACCAGAATAATTTATGTagttatctattatttatttgaaagagctAAAATAACCATTTCATGTCAATCCTTGTATCATTAACTTGTCGAGGTTGATATAGGGTTTAAAAAGTATTAagtaattaaagggggggtgaaatgctcgttttcactcaatatcctgttaagcttgagtacctatagagtagtactgcatccttcataactccaaaaagtatttagttttattatattcataagagaaagatagtctgtaccgatttttcccggaaaaatcTAATCACACTGTTGAAGATGTAATTAGTAACTAGTAATGAATGAGTTTTTTAGAGTAACTTACCCAGCACTGCATCAGTCATAGATGAGATATTACAGTCCAAGTTCCTGAAGTCTGTAACATTCACTAACTTTTCCTAATTGTTCCCGGCAGTGTTTATTTAGATCAGCGCAGTGTTTGAGTATATGGGCTGATTTAAATTTGATACTCCCAAAAATATTCTTATAATAATTCACTGTTTATAACCCTCTAATGAGCTTTAACCTCTTCTATTGTGCTGTGTTTATGTCCACGCTGCGTTCCTCTCTTTAGTCCTCAACAGATGTTTTAGAAATCCCTAAACTTGAAAAGGCTTCAGAAGATGTGAGAGATCGGGAGCTCACTGTTAACTGACACCTAGAGCAGATGGCACGTTCAGATGAATTGTGGGGAGTGAACAGGAAAAAGCTTTGGTGATTTGGCAGCAAACATTTGTGACGTACTGGAGAGGGAGAATTTCCACTCTGAAAAGTCAAAGAGATTTAGGAAGATAATAAAACACTCGTACACACTGACAGTTTATACAGTCTTATACAAGATACAACTGAAAAAGTTAAGGATTGTTTCATTTGAGCACAGTAATACTATTTGAGAACCAAAGCAGTACTGTTAGAAAATAGACACTAGATGCATAACATAACTGAACAAGTTACAGATTGTTTTCATTCTGTTGTTGttagatttaatttagttatttaagAGTCTTCTAGTTTCAGActgttatatttttagttttagtaatgtaGGACTAACaaattgaattgatttaatgaaaaaagtttaaaaagtgatAAACATTGGACATTCTATTGCTGTCTAGCcagatttttttcatgtttaatattggcCACTTGTGATGCTTTCGTGTTTTAGGATTTATCAAATTAAcgtatcaaaaaaaataaataaataataataataataattgtgtatatatatatatatatatatatatatatatatatatatatatatatatatatatatatacacacacacacacacacacacacacacacacactaacacacacacatatttataaacgtcaaattaatttgtgtacatttctatttttttaattacattttggtatcttgtcattttatttaagtttcagtttgtAGATGTACTTTAGTTtcactttagtttcagttttccaCTGTTGTTTCTTTCAGTTAATTGGAaagttttgccttttttttagCATGAAATGAAATTTCTGAAATCTGTATCTATTTTGTATATGCATATTACAGATGTCATCATGAACagtgcttgttttatttatttatttattttttgcattagtAAACTCAATAGTTAGTATGGTAGATGATAAGTGTAGGTATTGAGTAgagttaagggatctaaaatatggtcatgcagaataaggaactaatatgtgctttataagtacaaataaacagccaatatacttgttatatgcatgctaataagcaactagttaatagagaGAAAGTGTTACTAGTATCAGTCACTACTTCATTTTTATTGCgactttaacaataataatactgcagTAAAGAAACAGGCTATCTGCAGAATTGTTAACTAGCAATCCTCACATGCTTTTGTACACTGATGCGATCAAGTTTGAGTTATTAAACTGCATGCTTGTCTGTTTTTCTGTAGATCCTCGGTTTCATCATCCTTATCTGCTATGCCATGTCTATATATGGAGGGTATACAGCGGTCGCCATCTGTGAGACGGTCGTTGCCACCGTCTTTTTCGTTGTCTTCATGTTGGAGCTGGACAAACAGTTTCGGGTGGTGCACTGGATCTGGAGCGTGAGTATGAATTCACTCACACTTGCGTCTTGTTTCAGCCTAGCATTGCGAACGCTGTTTACAGCTTCTCTGTTTGTCTCTTCAGGATCTCATCCGCGCTGTAATCGGTGCAGCACTTTATCTCATAACCTCTCTGATCTGTGTGTTCAGGGGGCATGGAGACGGGGCTCTCATCACTG
Proteins encoded:
- the LOC113107424 gene encoding proteolipid protein 2 codes for the protein MAAEMEGSSSGGCLEKLTSYVRTRKGTILAAEIILGFIILICYAMSIYGGYTAVAICETVVATVFFVVFMLELDKQFRVVHWIWSDLIRAVIGAALYLITSLICVFRGHGDGALITGGVFGLVAGVLYAYDAYTIYLVLKSSRENTAAPTDITV